Part of the Deltaproteobacteria bacterium genome is shown below.
CCCGGAAAAGTCGATCGCCGACAGTTCGACGCGGACGGACGCGCGCAATTGGTCTGGGGCTTGGCCGCGCTTGACGCGAAGCGCGCCAAACCGGCGCTGGCGAGTCTGCTTGAAGTGCGCGATTTGATGAGCGCGCGTGGTTTGGCGGCGCTCGCGCTGGCGATGCACGAGATGGGCGATGCCGCGGATAGCGGAGAGAAAAAGGCCACGGTGAAGCGGCTGCGGAAGTTGGCGCAGGTGACGAAAGGCGAGCGCGGTGAACAAGCCGCGTGGGCCGATCCGGCGCGGGTGTGGGACGGCACGACCATGACCGCGATTGCGTTGGAGGCATTACTGACGCGGGATAATGCCGGAGAAGATCTGGTCGACGCCGCAATGCGCGCGGTCATGAGTCGCGCGCGCGGCGGGGATTTCGGCCATACGCGGGCCACGCGCGAGGCGTTAATTGCGTTGTGGCAATACAGCCAATCCAGCAAGACCGAAGAAAGCGGGATCGCGACCACGTTGCAAATCGGCGGACGGACGCGCACCGAGTCGTTAGCGGCGTTTTCTCCGACCGCGTGGCTGCACGAACGGCTGAGCATTGCGGAATTGTCCGCCGAGCCACAGCCAACGCCGCTCGTGATCCGCAAATCGGCGGATGTCCCCGGAGCGCTGTATTATCAAGCGCTCCTCACGACCTATTTGCCGATGGAACAAGTCCCGCGACGGGAAGACGGGATCATCATCGCGCGCGAATTTTACGCGATGGACGACGTGCGCGAAGCACGCCCACTGGCCACATTTACCGTAGGACAAAGTTACAAGGCCGTGCTGACCGTGATGCCGCTGACTGCACTTGATCAACTCGTCGTGGAACATTTGATTCCCGCCGGATTCGAGCCTGTCGATTTCAGTCTGGCCACTGCGAATCCGGAATTGGCCGCCGGGTTGCGCGACGCGGTCGATGCCGATATCAAGAGTCCCTCGCTGGTGCCGCCGGACTTCAGTCACGAAGAAATCCATGACGATCGCGTGATGTGGTACGCGCGCGTCGCGAGTGCGGGCATTTACAAATTACGCCACGTGGTGCGCGCCGCAACGGCCGGCACCTATCGCGCTCCCGGCGCGACCGCCCAACCCTTCTATGACGCCGCCTACGGCGCCCGCAGCCGTTCCCTGACAGTCACCGTGACTCCTGCGGGTTCGCAAAATTGACGCTTCGCGAATATTCGCGAATATTCGCGAATGCGCGATTGACAGGCGTCGCGCCTTTCTGTACTCTAACAATATGAAATTAGAAGAGATTCTCTCTGAAGGCGAGGGGTATCGCCAGGAATTCAAAGAGGGGCTTGCCCGGATTGACCGCGCGATGGTCGGATTCGCGAACGCCGGCGGCGGAACCATTTATGTCGGCGTGCGTGACGACGGCACGATTCTCAAAACGCCGCTGAACAACCGATTGCGGGCGCAGATCGCAAATATCGCGGCGGAGTGCGATCCGGCCGTCCCGATTACCATTGCCGCGATCGGGCCGATCGTGGCCGTGTCAGTCCCGGAGGGAGAAGACAAGCCGTACAGTTGCAAAGATGGATTTTTTCTCCGCAACGGCGCGACGACACAAAAGCTGACCCGCCAAGAGATGCTGGAATTCGTGGTGCGCGTCAATCGCGTGCAGTTCGATCGCCTGATCGCCGCCAGTGTCATCTACCCTCGGGACGTCGCGAAGGCCGCAGTACGGCGGTTTGTCGCGGAGGCCTCGTTGGAGACCGTGCTAGCCGACGTCGGCCAGGAACAATTTCTCCAATCGCTCGGGGTGGCACAGCGGCAACGTGGGCGGCTGTTGCTCAATCATGCCGGCGTGCTCTTTTTCGCCAAGCATCCCCAGTTGGTGATTCCCCACGCCACGGCCGGATTCACGCGTTATCAAGGCGTGGATAAAACGACCGTCGTGGAACGGAAACTCTATCGTGGGACGCTCATCGAACAAATTATGGAGCTGCTGCGAGATCTGCAACGCGCTATTCCCACCGGCTACGGATTCGATCGGGAACTGCGGCGCCAGGACTTGCCGCACTATCCGTTAGTCGCAGTGCGGGAGGCGGTGCTCAACGCCGTGATGCATCGTGACTACTTCGAAAACGGCGCGGAGATCAGCGTCGATCTCTATGCCGATCGTCTCGAGATCACGAATCCCGGCGAATTGCTCCCGGTACTTTCGTTGGAAACCTTGGGACAGCGATCGCTGCGCCGCAATCCGTTGATCGGCGATCTCTTGTATCGCTGTGGATGGGTGGAGAAACTCGGTTCCGGAATCCAGCGAATGCGACGCCTGATGGACGAGTGGCGATTGAAGCCGCCGTTCTTCACGTCCGGTGGCGGCTTTTTTTCGGTGACCCTCTTCGGCCCCAAGACGATGATCGACGTTACGGCCTTGCCGCAGTTGGCGGAGCGCGAGCGACAATTCCTTGCCGAGCAAAATCGGATCGACGAGCCGTTCGCCTCTCGTGTCTATCAATCCCGCTTCGCCGTCACGTTGCGCACTGCACAAAAAGACCTGACCCATTTAGTCCAAACCGGCCACCTCACGCGCGAAGGCAACGGCAAAAACGCACGCTATCGGTTTCGGTCGTAAGATTTGTCAGGATGACGGCCTACGCGGCTTGGTCGGAGACTTCGTCGGCGGTGTGCTCATCAGGACTTGGCGGTCAATTAAGACCCAGACTTCGTCGATGGCGGATTTATTGATGCGCTGTTCGCCGTTGCGCGCGGTCTTGACGCGCACGGAAGTGGATCGCTTGTTTTCCGGCTGAATCAGCAGCGTAATATTGTCGGTGATGCTCTTTTCACGCCAATGGCCGGGATGATGTTCGGTCCCGGAGACCCATTCGTTTTCGGTATGCTGTTTTTCTCCCAACAGCACGCCGGATGAGCGTTCCGAATGTTTGATTAAATAGCCTAAATCGAACAATGCCTCGGTCGCAGCAGTGAAGACGACATCGACGGGGGCGTTAATCGTGCGTGTCTCGAGCTGCTTGATCTCCGCCTGACTCATTGGCGGCGTGCTACTGAAGAGAAACGCGCAGCCGGAGAGCGGCAGCGCCAGCCAGCATAACAGGAAATATTTTTTCATAGATAGTCCTAGAAACTCGCAGCGCTCAGTCGATAGTCTTGTACGAGTTCTCGTTTATTGAAGTAAACGATCAGCATCGTGGAGCGGCGATGCGAGCTGACCCGTTGGCGACCATAGCCGGCCAAAATGATAGTGAGGAATCCGCCCGACGACGTAATTTCTTGCGACACTTGGTCGTAGGTCCAGATCTCGACGCCGTCTTTATGCGTGACGAGATTGGGCGGACCGAAAATTTCCAGCACCTCAGTCTGCGTGGTCTTCCCCGGCACGATGAATTTTTTCGTCATTCCGGGTGTCAGATTGCTCGGCCGCGTCGCGACCGATTCGGTGACACAGCCGACCGGGAGGAGGGCAGCGCCGACACACAGCAGGAGCCATACGCGACGTATTTTCATACGCCGGCCCTCTATCAGGAGGCGACCGCGATTGCAATCACCGCCGTGTCGCGCGATGTTTGGCCAGGACGGCAGCGGCCAGGGCGTGCCATTGCGGATCGGAACTGGTCGTGAGTGCTTCGACCGCGGCGACTTGGGCGGCCTGCTCGGATGGGTCGCCGAAGATGCCGCTGTGCAGCGCATACAGGGTCCCGCGGCGCAACAATGGGTCAGGCGAGCGCAAGCCTTTCACCCACACCCGTTCGGTCGCTATGCTGGGACCACAGCCCAAGGCTTGGCGGCAAAAGACTTCGAACAAATCCTTGAGGCTGCTGCGGGCATGCACGGGGGCATCGGACTGCGGATCGAGGCGTGTCAACAGCTTGCGTAAGTGGCCTTGCCGTGTGCTGGCGTCGAAGAGCGGCAGCAAACGCGCTAAACCTTGCTGCGCCTGATAGTCGATCCCTTGTACTCCCAGTTCGGCGCGGGCGAGCAGCGACACGACCGCCTCGTGGGCGAGTTCCATCGGGAGTTGTGGGGCCAATGCGGCCACGACTTGCGCCGCAGCTATGACTTGCAGTATGGCAGGACCGGTATCGTATCGGTTGGTGGTTCGGCTCAACAACTGCAAACTCCATCGACCGCCGGCGGTCGCTTCTTGCGCCGTCAACACGCCGGTCGTCGTGAGTGCGGCATAGGCTTTCAGATTGGTAATGACGCCGGCGGAATCCGGAAGCATCGCCCGCGTCCGTAGCCCTTGGGCCGCACGATTGGCACGCGCCGGATCCTTCGCGATCGCAGCCGCGAAGTCGGGAACGAGCTCCGCTGCTGCCTCGGCCACGCGCGCATCAGCGTCCTGCGTGAACGTCGCAATCCGCGCGGCCATGGTTTCGTTGCGGCGCCACGTATCCCGCAAGCCGGTATCATTCGCCCGCACTACTCCGCGATAGGCCTGGAGCAACGCGGCAGTCGTCCGAGCCGGCGGATCGGCCAGTAGTGCGCGCACGGCCTGCTCCTCGCTCCGTTGCGCGTTCGTGGTCAATGCGAGGACAGTGGCCGCATACTCTCGACCGACGGTCGCCGCGCCACCGCTGCGGACCAATAATTCACGGAGCGCTGTGGCCTCGCGCGCGGCCATCGCTGGTGTGGGATCCGTATATTTGACGGCCATCCGGTACAGATGGTCGGCGACGTCCGCCATTTGCGGATTCCACACGCAGACCGCTAATAGTTCGCGGGCCACGGCCAGTTCCCGGGCCAACGCCGGTTTCGGCAATGCGGCCACGAGCTGACCGTAGACCGATTCGGCGATATAAAATCCATCACGGTGCGGAGCGCTCAGGAACGCCGTGCGCAACGCCTCGATTTCCGCGATTAATTGGTCGGGCGGCAGCGTCTTTGCGAGGCCGACATACGTGTGTCCGGCCGCCTCCCACTCGCTGATGGAGCGATCGGTAATCTTCGCGCGAAATGCCGCCAGCCGCTGCGCCGTCGGCACATGAAACTTCCCCAGATGTTCCGTGAACTGGTCGTGTTCGTTGGGTGGAACGAGGTACCGATTCCCTTCTCCGTCGACGAACATAACCGTCGGAAAGACGGTGGCCCCGTATTGTTTGGCCAACGCCTCGTTCTCGGTCCGCAAAAAGCGGACTTGCCCTCCAAGGGCCTTCGCCTGCGCGGCAAAGGCCGGCGCGAAGGTCTTACACGGACCGCACCAATCCGCCGAAAACAGCACGGCCGCATATTGTCCCGGCTGCAATTTTTTCAATGCGGCACGCAGTTCTGCAGCCGTCTTGATGTCGCCGACCGTCGTCGGGAAAGTCGGCCGGCCCGCATCCAGAAATCCTGCGCTCCGGACAAATTGCGGAAACGAGGCCTTCGTCTTGCCTTGGGCGATCGCGTACGCATACCGCTCCTGCCAACTGGCGGTGCCGTCCCGATTCAAATCCGGGACTTTGCTACTCCAGAAATGCGGCGCGAAATCCTGACAGCAGACCGTTTCCCCTTTGCTGCCGGCCGCGATAAAGAGCGTGCGCGGATCGTCGGCAAAGCGATGGCTCCAGTTGCCGCTATAACATTGATCCATCACGACCACGCGCTGACCGTACGGCAATTCGTCCAGAAATTGGTCGACGCCCGGTGTCTTGCACCCCGTCGTGAGGCAGAGGCTTCCGGTCTCCTTTTTTTGGTCTCCGTGGCCAGTGGTATAAATAACGAGCTCGTCGTTGTCGTCGAGTTGCGCGCGTGCCCCAGTCAGCAGCGTCTTGATCCCCTTCAAATCGGCCTTCGCATAGTGGTCGTCGGGTCCGAGCGGCGTGGTCGGACGCTGCGGACTCGCCACATGGACGGTATATCCCTGGGCTTTCAGCGTCCGGATACTCCGCTCGACATTCTCGAGATGTCGCCCTTCGGTGTCGCCGTTGATGATCACGGCATGTTTTTGGATCGGCGTGGTGTTCATAATGACGTTCGGAGACTCCTCTCTAATGATATCGGCCGTGGACAGAGGGCAAGTTGCCCGCGGGCCGCGCAGAAAAACTCCGCTGTTCTTCAGTGGTTCCCGCTTGACAGCGCGGCGGCAGACGGTTCATGTGGCCCGCGCTATGTCACCTGCCGCTCCCTTCGAGTCCTATTGCACCTCCGTCGTCCGGCCGTTGGCGCAGACGACGCGCGTGGAACGGGAACGCCTGATTGCCGCGGCGCACTATAATTTATTCCGCCTCGCGTCCGACACGGTCACGTTCGATCTGCTCACCGACTCCGGCACCGGCGCGATCAGCAACCAACAACTTGCGGCGTTGATCATGGGAGACGAGAGCTACGCCGGCTCCACGTCGTTCGAGCAAATGAAGTCGGTCATTACGGAGCTGACCGGATTCCCGTTTGTGATCCCGACCCATCAAGGTCGCGGTGCCGAGAATGTCCTCCATTCGGCGTTAGTCCACGCCGGTGATGTGGTTCCCGGCAATACCCACTTCGACACGACGAAAGGCCATATCGAATTTCGCAAGGCCCACGCGATCGATTGCACCATTGAAGCAGGCAAAAATCCAACCAGCGATCATCCGTTCAAAGGCAACATCGATCTCGCCCGGCTGGAAGAAGTGTTGCAAGCGCATCCGCGGGAGCGGATCCCGTTTGTCCTCATTACCGTCACTTGCAATTCCAGCGGCGGACAGCCGGTCTCACTGGAAAACATCCAGGCCGTGAAGACGCTGTGTCATCGCTACGGTGTGAAGGTCTTTCTCGATATGGCGCGCTTTGCGGAGAATGCGTATTTCATCAAGACGCGCGAGGCCGCGTATCGCGATTGGACGATCCGCGCGATTTGCCGCGAAATGTTCCGCGACACCGATGGCGCGACCATGTCGGCGAAGAAAGACGCGATCACCGCGATGGGCGGATTCCTGGCCCTGCACGACGAAGACCTGTATCGCCACTGCGGGACGTTCAGCATCTTATTCGAAGGCTTCCTGACCTATGGCGGAATGACCGGCGGCACGATGGCCGCAGTCGCCGCCGGCCTGCAAGAGGCGACCGACTTCGCGTATTTGCAATCGCGAGTCGAACAAGTGGGGCGTTTCGGTGCCTGGCTGCAACAAGCCGGCGTGCCGATCGTGCTCCCGGTCGGCGGCCACGCCGTCTATCTGGATGCCTCGCGCTTCCTGCCGCATCTGCAACCGACCGCCTACCCCGCGCAAGCGTTGGCCGTCGCCGCGTATGTCGCCGGTGGCG
Proteins encoded:
- a CDS encoding putative DNA binding domain-containing protein gives rise to the protein MKLEEILSEGEGYRQEFKEGLARIDRAMVGFANAGGGTIYVGVRDDGTILKTPLNNRLRAQIANIAAECDPAVPITIAAIGPIVAVSVPEGEDKPYSCKDGFFLRNGATTQKLTRQEMLEFVVRVNRVQFDRLIAASVIYPRDVAKAAVRRFVAEASLETVLADVGQEQFLQSLGVAQRQRGRLLLNHAGVLFFAKHPQLVIPHATAGFTRYQGVDKTTVVERKLYRGTLIEQIMELLRDLQRAIPTGYGFDRELRRQDLPHYPLVAVREAVLNAVMHRDYFENGAEISVDLYADRLEITNPGELLPVLSLETLGQRSLRRNPLIGDLLYRCGWVEKLGSGIQRMRRLMDEWRLKPPFFTSGGGFFSVTLFGPKTMIDVTALPQLAERERQFLAEQNRIDEPFASRVYQSRFAVTLRTAQKDLTHLVQTGHLTREGNGKNARYRFRS
- a CDS encoding tryptophanase, with amino-acid sequence MSPAAPFESYCTSVVRPLAQTTRVERERLIAAAHYNLFRLASDTVTFDLLTDSGTGAISNQQLAALIMGDESYAGSTSFEQMKSVITELTGFPFVIPTHQGRGAENVLHSALVHAGDVVPGNTHFDTTKGHIEFRKAHAIDCTIEAGKNPTSDHPFKGNIDLARLEEVLQAHPRERIPFVLITVTCNSSGGQPVSLENIQAVKTLCHRYGVKVFLDMARFAENAYFIKTREAAYRDWTIRAICREMFRDTDGATMSAKKDAITAMGGFLALHDEDLYRHCGTFSILFEGFLTYGGMTGGTMAAVAAGLQEATDFAYLQSRVEQVGRFGAWLQQAGVPIVLPVGGHAVYLDASRFLPHLQPTAYPAQALAVAAYVAGGVRGVEIGTVLADRDPETRAERHPPIELYRLAIPRRTYSDNHLRFVADTFAALLQQRDTIPGLEIIWEAPIMRHFTCQFRIQG